One Bos indicus x Bos taurus breed Angus x Brahman F1 hybrid chromosome 6, Bos_hybrid_MaternalHap_v2.0, whole genome shotgun sequence genomic window carries:
- the MED28 gene encoding mediator of RNA polymerase II transcription subunit 28 gives MAAPLGGMFSGQPPGPPQPPPGLLGQASLLQATPGVPRTSNSTLVDELESSFEACFASLVSQDYVNGTDQEEIRTGVDQCIQKFLDIARQTECFFLQKRLQLSVQKPEQVIKEDVSELRNELQRKDALVQKHLTKLRHWQQVLEDINMQHKKPADIPQGSLAYLEQASANIPAPMKQT, from the exons ATGGCGGCTCCACTGGGCGGCATGTTCTCTGGACAGCCACCCGGACCTCCACAACCTCCGCCTGGGCTCTTGGGCCAGGCTTCGCTTCTTCAGGCCACGCCAGGCGTTCCGAGAACTTCTAACAGTACCTTGGTGGACGAGTTGGAGTCATCTTTCGAG GCTTGCTTTGCTTCTCTGGTGAGTCAAGATTATGTCAATGGTACAGATCAGGAAGAAATTCGAACTG gtgttgACCAGTGTATCCAGAAATTCCTGGATATTGCAAGacagacagaatgttttttcctacAAAAAAGATTGCAGTTATCTGTCCAGAAACCAGAGCAAGTTATCAAAGAG GATGTCTCAGAACTAAGGAATGAATTACAGCGAAAGGATGCTCTGGTCCAGAAGCACTTGACAAAACTAAGACATTGGCAGCAGGTGCTGGAGGACATCAACATGCAGCACAAAAAGCCAGCCGACATCCCCCAGGGCTCCCTGGCCTACCTTGAGCAGGCGTCTGCAAATATCCCTGCACCAATGAAGCAAACCTGA